The Sphingobium sp. JS3065 genome has a segment encoding these proteins:
- the nagAb gene encoding naphthalene 1,2-dioxygenase/salicylate 5-hydroxylase systems ferredoxin NagAb: MSENWIDAAARDEVPEGDVIGINIVGKEIALYEVAGEIYATDNTCTHGAARMSDGFLEGREIECPLHQGRFDVCTGKALCTPLTQDIKTYPVKIENMRVMLKLD, translated from the coding sequence ATGAGCGAGAACTGGATCGACGCCGCCGCCCGCGACGAGGTGCCCGAGGGCGACGTGATCGGCATCAATATCGTCGGCAAGGAGATTGCCCTCTACGAGGTGGCGGGCGAGATCTACGCCACCGACAACACCTGCACTCACGGCGCCGCCCGCATGAGCGATGGCTTTCTCGAAGGCCGGGAAATTGAATGTCCTTTGCATCAAGGCCGATTCGATGTTTGCACGGGTAAAGCCTTGTGCACACCCCTGACACAGGACATCAAAACCTACCCCGTAAAAATCGAAAACATGCGCGTGATGCTCAAGCTGGACTAA
- the nagAd gene encoding naphthalene 1,2-dioxygenase system small oxygenase NagAd, translating into MMINTQEDKLVSAHDAEEFHRFFIVQDDALLQEVNTLLTREAHLLDIQAYKAWLEHCVAPEIKYQVISRELRSTSERRYQLNDAVNIYNENYQQLKVRVEHQLDPQNWGNSPKMRFTRFVTNVMAAKDTGAPDLLHVRSNLILHRARRGNQVDVFYATREDKWKRIEGGGIQLVERLVDYPERIPQTHNLLIFL; encoded by the coding sequence ATGATGATCAATACCCAGGAAGACAAGCTGGTCTCCGCGCACGACGCCGAAGAATTTCACCGTTTCTTCATCGTACAAGATGATGCACTACTGCAAGAAGTCAACACGCTCCTGACCCGCGAAGCGCACCTGCTGGACATTCAGGCCTACAAAGCCTGGCTTGAACACTGCGTTGCCCCCGAGATCAAATACCAAGTGATCTCGCGAGAACTTCGCTCCACTTCCGAGCGTCGATACCAACTGAATGATGCGGTGAACATCTACAACGAGAACTATCAGCAACTGAAAGTTCGAGTTGAGCATCAGCTCGACCCGCAGAATTGGGGCAACAGCCCGAAGATGCGTTTCACTCGCTTCGTCACCAATGTCATGGCAGCCAAGGACACGGGTGCACCGGATCTGCTGCATGTCCGCTCCAACCTCATTCTCCACCGCGCCAGGCGCGGAAACCAGGTTGACGTCTTCTATGCAACGCGTGAAGACAAATGGAAACGCATCGAAGGTGGTGGTATCCAACTGGTGGAACGTCTTGTGGACTACCCGGAGCGCATTCCCCAGACCCACAACCTGCTAATCTTCCTGTGA
- a CDS encoding methyl-accepting chemotaxis protein, translating to MQMALAMQRASSGDTAPAVGKDLLLKPIKHGQWLAAQVDVELFKVEQGLFRLFGFGGVLDLPSKDIGDLERMKKIIELEPGSTVSPALVERLRPDMAVVQDGSERFAPLVAEAVGFIKALVFSINLLGGLVLLASFWAIRKAVLGPLEEALRLAGQIAQGDLTGQIVTRSNDEVGQLITALADMQGSLSSMVAHVRQNAESLEAASSEIAQGNHDLSARTESQASALEETAASMEELSSTVRQNADNARHANQLAQSASAVAVQGGEAVAQVVNTMTGINESSRKIADIIGVIDGIAFQTNILALNAAVEAARAGEHGRGFAVVAAEVRSLAQRSAEAAKEIKTLISDSVGRVEQGSALVDRVGATMKEVVDSIRRVTDIMGEISAASTEQSQGVAQVGEAVTNMDQVTQQNAALVEQMAAAASSLKGQSEELVQTVAVFKLAGEGSSDPAAYAQGQSHGRTAAASVGRPPTS from the coding sequence ATGCAGATGGCACTCGCCATGCAGCGGGCAAGCTCGGGTGACACGGCCCCGGCGGTTGGCAAGGACCTGCTGCTCAAGCCGATCAAGCACGGGCAGTGGCTTGCCGCGCAGGTCGATGTGGAGTTGTTCAAGGTCGAGCAGGGGTTGTTCCGCTTGTTCGGCTTTGGTGGCGTTCTTGACTTGCCGAGCAAGGACATTGGCGACCTGGAGCGCATGAAGAAAATCATCGAGCTCGAACCTGGCAGCACCGTGAGCCCGGCACTGGTCGAGCGGCTGCGACCCGACATGGCGGTGGTGCAAGATGGCTCCGAACGTTTCGCCCCGCTAGTGGCCGAGGCGGTCGGCTTCATCAAGGCGCTTGTCTTCAGCATCAACCTGCTGGGCGGTCTGGTGCTGCTGGCCTCCTTTTGGGCGATCCGCAAAGCGGTGCTCGGGCCGCTGGAGGAGGCGCTGCGGCTGGCGGGCCAGATTGCCCAGGGCGACCTCACGGGGCAGATCGTGACGCGTTCGAACGACGAAGTCGGCCAATTGATAACCGCCCTGGCGGACATGCAGGGCAGCCTTTCCAGCATGGTGGCCCATGTGCGCCAGAACGCCGAGAGCCTGGAGGCGGCCAGTTCCGAGATTGCCCAGGGCAACCACGACCTGTCGGCGCGCACCGAAAGCCAGGCCAGCGCCCTGGAAGAAACCGCCGCCAGCATGGAGGAGCTGAGCTCCACCGTGCGCCAGAACGCCGACAACGCGCGCCATGCCAACCAGCTCGCGCAAAGCGCCAGCGCCGTGGCCGTCCAAGGCGGCGAAGCTGTGGCCCAGGTGGTCAACACCATGACCGGCATCAACGAAAGCTCACGCAAGATAGCCGACATCATCGGCGTCATTGACGGCATCGCCTTCCAGACCAATATCCTGGCCCTGAATGCCGCGGTCGAGGCCGCCAGAGCGGGTGAACACGGTCGCGGCTTTGCCGTGGTGGCCGCCGAAGTGCGCAGCCTGGCCCAGCGCAGCGCCGAGGCTGCCAAGGAAATCAAGACCCTGATCAGCGACAGCGTGGGCCGGGTCGAGCAAGGCAGCGCCCTGGTGGACCGGGTCGGCGCCACCATGAAAGAGGTCGTGGACAGTATCCGGCGCGTGACCGACATCATGGGCGAGATCAGCGCGGCCAGCACCGAGCAGAGCCAGGGAGTAGCGCAGGTGGGTGAGGCCGTCACCAATATGGACCAGGTCACGCAGCAGAATGCGGCGCTGGTCGAGCAGATGGCCGCGGCGGCCTCCAGCCTGAAGGGCCAGTCCGAGGAGCTGGTGCAGACGGTGGCGGTGTTCAAACTGGCGGGTGAAGGCAGTTCTGACCCGGCTGCCTACGCACAAGGCCAGTCGCATGGAAGAACTGCTGCCGCATCGGTTGGCAGACCACCGACATCCTGA
- a CDS encoding aromatic ring-hydroxylating oxygenase subunit alpha — MSYQNLVSEAGLTQKHLIHGDKELFQHEMKTIFARNWLFLTHDSLIPSPGDYVTAKMGVDEVIVSRQNDGSVRAFLNVCRHRGKTLVHAEAGNAKGFVCGYHGWGYGSNGELQSVPFEKELYGDAIKKKCLGLKEVPRIESFHGFIYGCFDAEAPPLIDYLGDAAWYLEPTFKHSGGLELVGPPGKVVVKANWKPLSENFVGDAYHVGWTHASSLRTGQSIFTPLAGNAVLPPEGAGLQMTSKYGSGLGVLWDAYSGHHSADMVPDMMAFGGAKQEKLAKEIGDVRARIYRSHLNGTVFPNNSFLTGSAVFKVWNPIDENTTEVWTYAFVEKDMPEDLKRRLADSVQRTVGPAGFWESDDNENMETLSQNAKKYQSSNSDLIASLGFGKDVYGDECYPGVVGKSAIGETSYRGFYRAYQAHISSSNWAEFENASRNWHTELTKTTDR, encoded by the coding sequence ATGAGTTACCAAAACTTAGTGAGTGAAGCAGGGCTGACGCAAAAGCACCTGATTCATGGCGACAAAGAACTTTTCCAGCACGAGATGAAGACCATCTTCGCGCGGAACTGGCTTTTTCTGACCCATGACAGTCTGATTCCCTCCCCCGGCGACTATGTCACAGCCAAAATGGGCGTCGATGAAGTCATCGTCTCCCGCCAGAACGATGGCTCGGTGCGAGCCTTTTTGAATGTTTGCCGTCACCGGGGCAAGACACTAGTTCACGCTGAAGCCGGAAATGCGAAAGGCTTTGTGTGCGGTTACCACGGCTGGGGCTATGGCTCCAACGGCGAACTGCAAAGCGTTCCCTTTGAAAAAGAGTTGTACGGAGATGCGATCAAAAAGAAATGCCTGGGCTTGAAAGAAGTCCCCCGCATCGAAAGCTTTCATGGCTTTATCTATGGCTGTTTTGATGCAGAAGCTCCCCCGCTCATCGATTATCTGGGTGATGCAGCCTGGTACCTGGAACCCACCTTCAAGCACTCTGGTGGCCTGGAACTTGTAGGCCCCCCCGGCAAAGTGGTGGTTAAGGCCAACTGGAAGCCTCTTTCGGAAAACTTTGTAGGTGACGCCTACCACGTTGGTTGGACGCACGCATCGTCTTTGCGCACAGGGCAGTCGATATTTACTCCTCTTGCGGGCAACGCTGTGCTTCCACCCGAAGGCGCGGGCTTGCAAATGACCAGCAAGTATGGCAGTGGACTTGGCGTATTGTGGGACGCCTACTCCGGTCACCACAGCGCTGATATGGTTCCCGACATGATGGCATTCGGCGGCGCAAAACAGGAAAAGCTCGCCAAAGAAATCGGCGATGTCCGGGCACGGATTTACCGCAGCCATCTGAACGGCACGGTTTTCCCGAACAACAGCTTTTTGACCGGCTCCGCTGTCTTCAAGGTCTGGAACCCGATCGATGAAAACACGACCGAGGTTTGGACGTATGCCTTCGTAGAAAAAGACATGCCTGAGGACTTAAAGCGTCGCTTGGCTGACTCGGTTCAGCGCACTGTCGGACCAGCAGGATTCTGGGAAAGCGACGACAACGAAAACATGGAGACGTTGTCGCAAAATGCCAAGAAATACCAATCCAGCAACAGTGATCTGATTGCCAGTTTGGGTTTCGGCAAGGACGTCTACGGCGACGAATGCTATCCGGGCGTCGTTGGCAAATCGGCAATCGGCGAAACCAGCTATCGCGGATTCTACCGTGCCTACCAGGCTCACATCAGCAGCTCCAATTGGGCCGAGTTCGAAAATGCCTCCCGAAATTGGCACACCGAACTCACCAAGACGACTGATCGCTAA
- a CDS encoding aldehyde dehydrogenase gives MKTKLFINNTWSASSDKKSFDRKHPVSGEVVTQCANATVDDAVNAARAAQEAFKSWKAVGPSERRRLLLKVADVMESKTPEFIEVMAKEVGASALWAGFNVHLSANVFREAASLATQIQGETIPTDKPDTLSMTLRQPVGPILSIAPWNGTAVLAARTIAYPLVCGNTVVFKGSEFSPGTHALIAKCVQEAGLPAGVLNYLNSSPDRSPDIADALISSKEIRRINFTGSTRVGRIIAQKAAQHLKRCLLELGGKSPLIVLDDADIDAAVKAAVFGSFLFQGQICMSTERLVVDEKIADEFVAKFVEKTKKLSAGDPCVTGDCVIGPMVSSNSGDRINGLLKDAIDKGAKVVCGGMAEGAVMPATILDHVTADMQIYDEETFGPITVVVRCKGEADAIRIANDSAYGLSSGVFGRDVNRALRVGMAIEYGSVHINGSTVQNEAQAPYGGTKATGYGRFDGRAVIDEFTELKWLTIEPFEQQYPF, from the coding sequence ATGAAGACGAAATTGTTTATCAACAACACCTGGAGCGCTTCGAGTGACAAAAAGTCATTTGATCGCAAGCACCCTGTCAGTGGCGAGGTCGTGACCCAATGCGCGAACGCCACGGTGGACGATGCGGTCAATGCGGCTCGAGCCGCTCAAGAGGCGTTCAAGTCCTGGAAGGCCGTCGGACCCTCGGAGCGGCGGCGCCTTCTTTTGAAGGTGGCAGACGTCATGGAGAGCAAAACGCCCGAGTTCATCGAAGTGATGGCCAAGGAAGTGGGAGCCTCCGCGCTGTGGGCGGGGTTCAACGTGCACCTGTCGGCCAATGTATTCCGGGAAGCCGCCTCACTAGCCACCCAAATTCAAGGCGAAACCATTCCGACGGACAAGCCTGACACCCTGTCGATGACGCTGCGTCAGCCGGTCGGCCCCATCTTGAGTATCGCGCCATGGAACGGCACCGCAGTGCTCGCGGCGCGGACCATCGCGTATCCGTTGGTCTGCGGCAATACCGTGGTGTTCAAAGGCTCCGAGTTCAGCCCCGGCACGCACGCGTTGATCGCGAAGTGCGTACAGGAGGCCGGCCTGCCCGCTGGCGTGCTCAATTATCTGAACTCGTCCCCGGACCGCTCGCCCGATATCGCCGATGCGCTGATTTCGTCTAAAGAGATTCGTCGCATCAACTTTACGGGCTCCACTCGCGTGGGGCGCATCATCGCCCAGAAAGCGGCCCAACATCTCAAGCGCTGCTTGCTGGAGTTGGGTGGCAAGTCCCCGCTGATCGTTCTGGACGACGCGGACATCGACGCGGCGGTCAAGGCAGCGGTGTTTGGCAGTTTCCTGTTCCAAGGCCAGATCTGCATGTCCACCGAACGCCTGGTGGTCGACGAGAAGATCGCGGACGAATTTGTCGCGAAGTTCGTCGAGAAAACCAAGAAGTTGAGTGCAGGCGATCCGTGCGTGACCGGGGACTGCGTCATTGGTCCGATGGTGTCGTCCAACTCGGGGGACCGGATCAATGGCCTGTTGAAAGATGCCATCGACAAGGGTGCCAAGGTCGTGTGCGGTGGTATGGCCGAGGGTGCGGTCATGCCCGCCACGATCCTGGACCACGTGACAGCCGACATGCAGATCTACGATGAGGAAACCTTTGGTCCCATCACTGTGGTTGTTCGTTGCAAGGGCGAAGCCGATGCCATCCGTATTGCCAACGACAGTGCATATGGCCTGTCATCGGGCGTGTTTGGCCGGGACGTCAACCGGGCCCTGCGCGTGGGTATGGCGATCGAATACGGCTCGGTCCATATCAACGGGTCCACCGTACAGAACGAGGCGCAGGCGCCTTATGGCGGCACAAAGGCCACCGGTTATGGCCGCTTCGATGGACGCGCGGTGATCGACGAGTTCACGGAGCTCAAATGGCTAACCATTGAACCGTTCGAACAGCAGTATCCCTTCTAA
- the nagH gene encoding dalicylate 5-hydroxylase small oxygenase NagH — MVDFKTYFELLNLYSDYAMVCDSANWEKWPDFFIETGTYRLQPRENFEQDLPLCLLALESKAMIRDRVYGVKETMYHDPYYQRHIVGTPRVLSVERDADGERITAEASYAVIRTKYDGDSTIFNAGYYRDVIVRTPEGLKLKSRLCVYDSEMIPNSIIYPI, encoded by the coding sequence ATGGTCGACTTCAAAACCTATTTCGAACTGCTGAACCTGTACAGCGACTACGCCATGGTGTGCGACTCCGCCAATTGGGAGAAGTGGCCTGATTTTTTCATTGAGACCGGCACCTACCGCCTGCAACCGCGCGAAAACTTCGAGCAGGACTTGCCGCTGTGTCTGCTGGCGCTGGAGAGCAAGGCCATGATTCGTGACCGAGTGTACGGTGTCAAGGAAACCATGTACCACGATCCCTACTACCAGCGCCACATCGTAGGCACGCCGCGCGTGCTGTCAGTGGAGCGTGATGCGGACGGCGAGCGCATCACCGCCGAAGCCAGCTATGCCGTGATTCGCACCAAGTACGACGGCGATTCCACGATTTTCAACGCCGGCTATTACCGAGACGTGATCGTGCGCACGCCCGAGGGCCTCAAGCTGAAGTCGCGCCTGTGCGTGTACGACAGCGAAATGATTCCCAACTCCATCATCTACCCTATCTGA
- the nagG gene encoding salicylate 5-hydroxylase large oxygenase NagG has translation MSEPQRLKPVFPQDPKWPGEGSSRVPFWAYTREDLYKRELERLFYANHWCYVGLEAEIPNPGDFKRTVIGERSVIMVRDPDGGINVVENVCAHRGMRFCRERHGNAKDFFCPYHQWNYSLKGDLQGVPFRRGVKQDGKVNGGMPKDFKLEEHGLTKLKVAARGGAVFASFDHDVEPFEDFLGPTILHYFDRVFNGRKLKILGYRRQRIPGNWKLMQENIKDPYHPGLLHTWFSTFGLWRADNKSELKMDAKFRHAAMISTRGQGGKNEEVVSGVDSFKEQMKVNDPRLLDIVPEPWWGGPTAVMTTIFPSVIIQQQVNSVSTRHIQPNGHGSFDFVWTHFGFEDDNEEWTQRRLIQANLFGPAGFVSADDGEVIEWSQEGFEQKPTHRTVIEMGGHEIGDTDHMVTETLIRGMYDYWRKVMGE, from the coding sequence ATGAGTGAACCCCAACGATTAAAACCCGTGTTTCCCCAAGATCCGAAATGGCCGGGCGAAGGTAGCAGCCGCGTTCCCTTCTGGGCCTACACCCGCGAAGACCTGTACAAGCGCGAATTGGAGCGCCTGTTCTATGCAAACCACTGGTGCTATGTAGGCCTGGAAGCCGAGATTCCGAATCCAGGCGACTTCAAGCGAACGGTGATCGGTGAGCGCTCGGTCATCATGGTGCGTGATCCGGATGGCGGCATCAACGTGGTGGAGAACGTCTGCGCCCACCGTGGCATGCGCTTTTGCCGCGAGCGCCACGGCAACGCCAAGGACTTCTTCTGCCCCTACCACCAGTGGAACTACAGCCTCAAGGGTGACCTGCAGGGCGTGCCCTTCCGCCGTGGCGTCAAGCAGGACGGCAAGGTCAACGGCGGCATGCCCAAGGACTTCAAACTCGAAGAACACGGCCTGACCAAGCTCAAGGTGGCCGCCCGAGGCGGTGCAGTGTTTGCCTCTTTCGACCACGATGTCGAGCCTTTCGAGGACTTCCTGGGCCCAACCATCCTGCACTACTTCGATCGCGTCTTCAATGGCCGCAAGCTCAAGATCCTGGGCTACCGCCGCCAGCGCATCCCGGGCAACTGGAAGCTGATGCAGGAGAACATCAAGGACCCCTACCACCCGGGCCTGCTGCACACCTGGTTCTCGACCTTCGGGCTCTGGCGCGCCGACAACAAGTCGGAACTGAAGATGGACGCCAAGTTCCGCCACGCCGCAATGATCTCCACGCGCGGTCAGGGCGGCAAGAACGAGGAGGTCGTGTCCGGCGTGGACAGCTTCAAGGAACAGATGAAGGTGAACGACCCGCGCCTGCTCGACATCGTGCCCGAGCCCTGGTGGGGCGGTCCGACTGCGGTGATGACCACGATCTTCCCCAGCGTGATCATCCAGCAGCAGGTCAACAGCGTATCGACCCGCCACATCCAGCCCAACGGTCACGGCTCCTTCGATTTCGTCTGGACCCACTTCGGCTTCGAGGACGACAACGAGGAGTGGACCCAGCGCCGCCTGATCCAGGCCAACCTGTTCGGGCCGGCGGGCTTCGTGTCGGCCGATGACGGCGAGGTGATCGAGTGGTCGCAGGAAGGCTTTGAGCAAAAACCGACGCACCGCACCGTGATCGAGATGGGCGGTCACGAAATCGGCGACACGGACCACATGGTCACCGAGACGCTGATCCGCGGCATGTACGACTACTGGCGCAAGGTGATGGGGGAATAA
- the nagR gene encoding naphthalene degradation transcriptional regulator NagR, with protein sequence MDLRDIDLNLLVVFNQLLLDRSVSTAGEKLGLTQPAVSNSLKRLRAALKDDLFLRTSKGMEPTPYALHLAEPVIYALNTLQTALTTRDSFDPFASTRTFNLAMTDVGEMYFMPPLMEALAQRAPHIQISTLRPNAGNLKEDMESGAVDLALGLLPELQTGFFQRRLFRHRYVCMFRKDHPSAKSPMSLKQFSELEHVGVVALNTGHGEVDGLLERAGIKRRMRLVVPHFIAVGPILHSTDLIATVPQRFAVRCEVPFGLTTSPHPAKLPDIAINLFWHAKYNRDPGNMWLRQLFVELFSEA encoded by the coding sequence ATGGATCTGCGCGACATCGACTTGAATCTGCTGGTGGTCTTCAACCAGCTACTGCTCGACCGGAGCGTATCGACGGCCGGCGAAAAACTGGGGCTGACGCAGCCTGCCGTCAGCAATTCACTTAAACGGCTGCGTGCGGCGCTAAAGGACGATTTGTTCTTGCGCACCTCAAAAGGCATGGAGCCGACACCGTATGCACTGCATCTTGCGGAGCCCGTGATCTATGCGCTCAACACGCTGCAGACGGCACTGACGACCCGTGACTCTTTCGACCCATTTGCCAGCACGCGCACCTTCAACTTGGCAATGACCGACGTCGGCGAGATGTACTTCATGCCCCCACTGATGGAAGCGCTTGCGCAACGAGCTCCTCACATCCAGATCAGCACGCTGCGCCCGAATGCTGGCAATCTGAAGGAGGATATGGAGTCCGGTGCGGTTGATCTCGCCTTGGGTCTTCTGCCAGAGCTACAGACCGGATTCTTCCAGCGGCGCCTCTTTCGCCACCGCTACGTATGCATGTTCCGCAAGGACCATCCAAGCGCCAAATCCCCCATGAGCCTGAAACAGTTCAGTGAATTGGAGCATGTCGGCGTGGTCGCACTCAACACCGGACACGGTGAGGTCGATGGCCTGCTTGAACGCGCAGGCATCAAAAGGCGCATGCGACTGGTGGTGCCGCATTTCATTGCGGTCGGCCCCATTCTGCACAGCACCGACCTTATCGCGACCGTGCCGCAACGTTTTGCCGTTCGCTGCGAAGTGCCTTTTGGTCTGACGACATCCCCGCACCCGGCCAAGCTGCCTGACATCGCCATCAACCTGTTTTGGCATGCCAAGTACAACCGGGATCCGGGCAACATGTGGCTACGTCAGTTGTTCGTCGAGCTTTTCTCTGAAGCATAA
- the nagAa gene encoding naphthalene 1,2-dioxygenase/salicylate 5-hydroxylase systems ferredoxin--NAD(P)(+) reductase NagAa, with protein MELVVEPLNLHLNAETGSTLLDVLRSNEVPISYSCMSGRCGTCRCRVIAGHLRDNGPETGRPQAGKGAYVLACQAVLTEDCTIEIPESDEIVVHPARIVKGTVTAIDEATHDIRRLRIKLAKPLEFSPGQYATVQFTPECVRPYSMAGLPSDAEMEFQIRAVPGGHVSNYVFNELSVGASVRISGPLGTAYLRRTHTGPMLCVGGGTGLAPVLSIVRGALESGMSNPIHLYFGVRSEQDIYDEERLHALAARFPNLKVNVVVATGPAGPGHRSGLVTDLIGRDLPNLAGWRAYLCGAPAMVEALNLLVARLGIVPGHIHADAFYPSGV; from the coding sequence ATGGAACTGGTAGTAGAACCCCTCAATTTGCATCTGAACGCGGAGACCGGCAGCACCCTGCTTGACGTGCTCAGGTCCAACGAGGTCCCCATTTCTTATAGCTGCATGTCGGGCCGCTGCGGCACTTGCCGTTGCCGTGTGATTGCCGGCCATCTTCGCGATAACGGCCCCGAGACAGGGCGCCCGCAGGCAGGAAAGGGGGCCTATGTCCTGGCCTGTCAGGCGGTTCTGACCGAAGACTGCACGATCGAGATTCCTGAATCTGACGAGATCGTGGTTCACCCGGCGCGCATCGTCAAGGGGACGGTCACAGCGATAGACGAAGCCACCCATGACATCCGGCGCCTGCGCATCAAACTGGCCAAACCGCTTGAGTTCAGCCCTGGCCAGTACGCAACGGTGCAGTTCACGCCCGAATGCGTCCGCCCCTATTCGATGGCCGGGCTGCCTAGCGATGCGGAAATGGAGTTTCAGATTCGCGCGGTTCCGGGCGGGCATGTCAGCAACTACGTTTTCAATGAACTGTCCGTAGGCGCTTCGGTGCGGATCAGCGGCCCCCTCGGAACGGCCTATCTGCGGCGCACGCACACCGGCCCCATGCTTTGTGTGGGGGGTGGAACAGGTCTGGCGCCCGTCCTTTCGATCGTTCGAGGCGCACTGGAAAGCGGGATGAGCAACCCCATCCATCTGTACTTCGGTGTGCGGAGCGAGCAGGACATCTATGACGAGGAACGCCTTCACGCATTGGCTGCAAGGTTTCCGAATCTCAAGGTGAATGTCGTTGTTGCAACAGGCCCTGCCGGCCCTGGTCATCGATCCGGCCTGGTCACCGATCTGATCGGCCGTGACTTGCCCAATTTGGCGGGATGGCGCGCCTACCTGTGTGGCGCTCCGGCCATGGTCGAGGCCCTGAACCTGCTCGTTGCTCGCCTAGGCATAGTACCCGGGCACATCCATGCCGATGCGTTCTATCCCAGCGGCGTCTGA